The proteins below come from a single Asanoa ferruginea genomic window:
- a CDS encoding SRPBCC domain-containing protein, whose amino-acid sequence MTFPDRIERTLQLAHPPERVWAALTTAEGLGTWFGHRAEVDLRVGGQARLEWDSGDVKVLTIERLEPPRVFAYTWSIYGLPDDDPRRTYVEFTLDATDGGTTLTVVETGFGQLPDEQQHDVAYTGNTRGWANELGELVEYLDGQA is encoded by the coding sequence ATGACATTCCCGGATCGGATCGAGCGCACGCTTCAATTGGCCCATCCACCCGAGCGTGTGTGGGCGGCCCTCACCACCGCGGAGGGGCTGGGCACCTGGTTCGGGCACCGCGCCGAGGTCGATCTGCGCGTCGGCGGCCAGGCCAGGCTCGAGTGGGACAGCGGTGACGTCAAGGTGCTCACCATCGAGCGTCTCGAACCTCCGCGCGTCTTCGCCTACACGTGGTCGATCTACGGTCTTCCCGACGACGACCCGCGACGCACCTATGTGGAATTCACGCTCGACGCCACCGACGGCGGCACCACGCTGACCGTGGTCGAGACCGGGTTCGGGCAACTGCCAGACGAACAACAGCACGATGTGGCCTACACCGGCAACACCCGCGGCTGGGCCAACGAACTGGGCGAGCTGGTCGAATACCTCGATGGACAAGCCTGA
- a CDS encoding ArsR/SmtB family transcription factor has protein sequence MDKPDPEAVAEEVFAALADPTRRSILATLARNGPATATDLAAWLPITRQAIAKHLNLLAEARLVVAEPGERRRVRYRLDSASMKVAQQYLAALARDWDGPLAALRDHLG, from the coding sequence ATGGACAAGCCTGACCCGGAAGCGGTGGCCGAGGAAGTGTTCGCCGCCCTGGCCGATCCGACGCGGCGGAGCATCCTCGCCACCCTGGCCAGGAACGGGCCCGCCACCGCGACCGATCTGGCCGCCTGGTTGCCGATCACCCGGCAGGCCATCGCGAAACATCTCAACCTGCTGGCCGAGGCCCGGCTGGTCGTGGCCGAGCCAGGGGAGCGGCGCCGGGTGCGCTACCGGCTGGACTCCGCATCCATGAAGGTCGCCCAGCAATACCTGGCCGCGCTGGCCCGCGACTGGGACGGTCCGCTGGCCGCCCTGCGCGACCACCTCGGCTGA
- a CDS encoding RNA polymerase sigma factor, which yields MTAWVPPAEARFTELMNEHGRAVLGYLARRTEPQHASADLMADVFVVVWRRLDDVPTDPAQARAWLIGIARGVLTNHRRGNSRRDQLANRLRQHLRTQPVAVPDDTTSAVRAALDRLSADDRELLTLIAWEDLTPAQAAAALGLSAAATRKRLERARARLRAVLDSAAPVRAGTTSTG from the coding sequence GTGACCGCATGGGTGCCTCCGGCGGAAGCCCGCTTCACCGAGTTGATGAACGAGCACGGGCGGGCCGTGCTGGGCTATCTCGCCCGGCGCACCGAGCCCCAGCACGCCAGTGCCGACCTGATGGCCGACGTCTTCGTCGTGGTCTGGCGGCGCCTCGACGACGTGCCCACCGATCCTGCCCAGGCCCGGGCGTGGCTGATCGGGATCGCGCGCGGTGTCCTGACCAACCACCGCCGCGGCAACTCGCGGCGCGATCAGCTCGCCAACCGGCTGCGCCAGCACCTGCGGACTCAGCCGGTCGCGGTTCCTGACGACACGACCTCGGCGGTGCGCGCGGCCCTCGATCGGCTCAGTGCTGACGATCGGGAACTGCTCACCCTCATCGCCTGGGAGGATCTGACTCCGGCCCAGGCCGCCGCCGCCCTCGGGCTTTCCGCCGCCGCGACGCGCAAACGTCTTGAGCGCGCTCGCGCCCGGTTGAGGGCCGTTCTCGATTCGGCGGCACCGGTCCGAGCAGGCACGACGTCAACCGGATAG
- a CDS encoding DUF899 family protein, whose translation MNDHTPSPALPPVVDRKSWQEAREALFAREKAHTREGDAIAAARRRLPMVEVDASIEVIGPDGPVTILDVFEGRKQLIAYFHAWWPGRTAAEQCEGCTFFNSQVRELAYIHSRDATYAVLCKGPYQESIRYRDFLGLEMPWYSAELTAPQLLEGRDWQRHHLVCYVRDGDRVFETYYTGGRGVEIMSPTHGLLDMTVYGRQEGWEDSPDGWPQPWGDATNPQVWRTNGRPIAQWSRIEAGRSDQLS comes from the coding sequence ATGAACGACCACACACCCAGCCCCGCCCTTCCTCCGGTGGTCGACCGGAAGAGCTGGCAGGAGGCACGGGAAGCACTGTTCGCCCGGGAGAAGGCGCACACCCGCGAGGGAGACGCGATCGCGGCGGCGCGGCGGCGGCTGCCGATGGTGGAGGTCGACGCCAGCATCGAGGTCATCGGTCCCGACGGGCCGGTCACGATCCTCGACGTCTTCGAAGGCCGCAAGCAGCTCATCGCCTACTTCCACGCGTGGTGGCCCGGTCGGACCGCCGCGGAGCAATGCGAGGGCTGCACGTTCTTCAACAGCCAGGTTCGCGAGTTGGCCTACATCCATTCCCGCGACGCCACCTACGCCGTGCTGTGTAAGGGTCCTTATCAGGAAAGCATCCGCTATCGGGACTTCCTGGGCCTGGAAATGCCGTGGTATTCGGCCGAGCTGACCGCGCCGCAACTCCTGGAAGGTCGCGACTGGCAGCGGCACCACCTGGTCTGCTACGTCCGTGACGGCGATCGGGTCTTCGAGACCTACTACACCGGCGGTCGCGGCGTCGAGATCATGTCGCCCACACACGGGCTGCTGGACATGACCGTCTACGGGCGCCAAGAGGGGTGGGAGGACTCTCCGGACGGTTGGCCACAGCCGTGGGGAGACGCGACGAACCCACAGGTCTGGCGTACGAATGGTCGTCCGATCGCCCAGTGGTCGCGCATCGAGGCCGGCCGCTCCGACCAGCTGAGCTGA